The Deltaproteobacteria bacterium genome has a segment encoding these proteins:
- the mfd gene encoding transcription-repair coupling factor, protein MIKELLFNFEKELTFLSDAGTGDSSYPMTGQQGVAQMQSCHIKASETSFRAILLSEYIKNFHKRAFVITPSGEYAEKLAQELSWLLGSGTGVKVFPSWEIMPYNGIFPTVEIQAERITVISEHVCYKNNEVIIASAKALMPRLPARDTIESFSLIIKTGGNYSLGEISERLIKLGYNRQTTATSIGEFSIRGGILDIYPPNTDYPVRIEMFSNTAESIRYYMSIDQRSFEKIDDIYIPPVTEFLEQTIYNRVTSPEEIQYKESSTIFDYINIDSDIIIINPEEVDNTIEIYTEDIHKYHRQATEEQRKVNDADAMFVTINELNDAIKKHKVIAISASGSAHAPMIDTDKALPLEDLELLSQSGENKLYAAYEYIKHLTRKHTLNVLVMNGMEHVEHIKQLLEKDDIRVNIIDEAYPECLSRLKPGINIIYGLITAGFIYNDIPFVSEWDLFKRKLRKSRKHIYHGEPLNLDELKFGTYIVHREYGIGRLKGITVMEVESQKNELIEIEYKDEAKLYLPVERANMLSQYIPSSDIVPVLDRLGGNGFLNRIKKIKNRLYEIANEFMNNQAIREVKGGYSFSAPDTIFHAFEDDFPYEETADQKRAIEEVIDDMLSSKAMDRLICGDSGYGKTEIAMRAAFKAVMDNKQVALLAPTTILSEQHYRVFLERFKKYPVKIELLNRFKNPVQKKKIINELAKGTIDILIGTHAILKGSVRFKSLGLIIIDEEHKFGVDHKEALKKFNPSADILVITATPIPRTLKMALTGIKDISIITTPPSDRKMSQYYIMKYDEYSIRNIIIKELERKGQVFVINREIRGLEQLADRIKNIVPAASIAVAHGQLPSKRLEEMMRQFILKDINVLVSTAIVESGIDIPSANTIIINDADMFGTSELYQLKGRVGRSDQTGYVYFILPLKRSVSQQAISRLKLVASSSEMSSGFKLAMHDMEMRGAGNIVGKAQSGQIDAIGLEFYSELMKEAISSIKGEDIEEEIEPKINFPVPAYIPDSYINDPELRLMFYRRLSGSDEKTLYDIIDEIKDRFGTIPSELEMLLKIIRIKLLMKKIKATKLDRLVNNFRLTFSQSTPIKVEHIVKLVNERIISVLEQKHTQILFEPINTKGIGGVLKILEFLSSKVEQ, encoded by the coding sequence ATGATTAAAGAATTATTATTCAATTTTGAAAAAGAATTAACTTTCCTCTCAGATGCAGGCACTGGGGATAGTAGCTATCCGATGACCGGGCAACAGGGTGTTGCTCAGATGCAATCATGCCATATAAAAGCATCGGAGACATCTTTTAGAGCTATTCTGTTATCGGAGTATATAAAAAACTTTCACAAACGTGCTTTTGTAATAACTCCCTCAGGTGAATATGCAGAAAAACTTGCACAGGAGCTTTCATGGTTATTAGGCTCCGGTACGGGAGTTAAAGTGTTTCCCTCATGGGAGATAATGCCGTACAATGGTATATTCCCTACGGTAGAGATACAGGCAGAAAGAATTACGGTTATCAGTGAACATGTATGCTACAAAAACAACGAAGTGATCATAGCATCTGCAAAGGCATTGATGCCGCGATTGCCGGCACGCGATACTATAGAATCCTTTAGCCTTATTATCAAAACAGGCGGTAACTATTCCCTTGGTGAGATATCGGAAAGGCTTATTAAGCTTGGCTATAACAGGCAGACAACGGCAACGTCTATCGGGGAATTCAGCATAAGAGGCGGTATACTGGATATATATCCTCCAAATACCGATTATCCTGTCAGGATTGAAATGTTCTCCAACACTGCCGAATCAATAAGATACTATATGTCTATTGATCAAAGATCCTTTGAAAAAATAGATGACATCTACATACCGCCTGTTACAGAATTTTTAGAACAAACGATATACAATAGAGTCACCTCACCGGAGGAAATCCAGTATAAAGAATCATCCACTATCTTTGATTACATCAACATTGATTCAGACATAATTATTATCAACCCGGAGGAAGTTGATAATACAATTGAGATATATACAGAAGATATCCATAAGTATCATAGGCAGGCTACAGAAGAACAGCGCAAGGTTAATGATGCCGATGCAATGTTTGTTACAATAAATGAACTCAATGATGCCATAAAAAAACACAAGGTTATCGCAATAAGTGCATCAGGCTCTGCTCATGCACCAATGATTGATACGGATAAAGCCTTACCCTTGGAAGATTTAGAATTGTTATCGCAGTCAGGGGAGAATAAACTTTATGCTGCCTATGAGTACATCAAACACCTTACAAGAAAACATACATTAAATGTGCTTGTAATGAATGGCATGGAACATGTTGAGCACATAAAGCAGCTTCTTGAAAAGGATGATATCCGGGTTAATATAATTGATGAAGCATACCCTGAATGTCTTTCAAGGCTTAAACCGGGTATTAATATAATATACGGATTAATTACAGCTGGTTTTATTTATAATGATATACCCTTTGTATCGGAGTGGGACCTTTTTAAAAGGAAATTAAGGAAAAGCCGTAAGCACATTTATCACGGTGAGCCATTAAACCTTGATGAATTAAAATTCGGCACATACATTGTACATAGAGAATATGGTATAGGCAGACTTAAGGGTATAACGGTAATGGAGGTTGAATCACAGAAGAACGAGTTAATAGAGATTGAGTACAAAGATGAGGCAAAGCTATACCTGCCTGTAGAGCGGGCGAATATGCTCAGTCAGTATATACCATCATCCGATATCGTTCCTGTACTTGACAGGCTTGGCGGGAATGGTTTTCTGAACAGGATCAAAAAGATAAAAAACAGGCTGTACGAGATAGCCAATGAGTTTATGAATAATCAGGCTATAAGAGAAGTAAAGGGAGGTTATAGCTTTTCTGCTCCGGATACGATATTTCATGCATTCGAAGATGATTTTCCATACGAAGAAACAGCCGATCAAAAGAGGGCAATAGAAGAAGTTATAGATGATATGCTCAGCAGTAAGGCAATGGACAGATTGATATGCGGTGATTCGGGTTATGGTAAAACGGAAATTGCCATGCGGGCAGCCTTCAAGGCTGTCATGGATAATAAACAAGTAGCTTTGCTCGCACCTACGACAATACTTTCAGAACAGCATTACAGGGTTTTTTTAGAAAGATTTAAAAAATATCCTGTAAAGATTGAGTTGTTGAACCGTTTTAAAAATCCTGTACAGAAAAAGAAGATCATAAACGAGCTTGCAAAAGGAACAATAGACATATTAATCGGGACACATGCAATACTTAAAGGATCCGTACGATTCAAGTCCCTCGGATTGATTATTATAGATGAAGAACATAAATTCGGTGTTGATCATAAAGAGGCTTTAAAAAAGTTTAATCCTTCTGCAGATATACTTGTAATAACAGCAACCCCTATTCCAAGAACATTAAAAATGGCACTTACAGGCATTAAGGATATAAGCATAATAACGACCCCGCCTTCTGACAGGAAGATGTCTCAGTATTATATAATGAAGTATGATGAATACAGCATAAGAAATATTATAATCAAGGAGCTTGAGCGCAAGGGGCAGGTTTTTGTAATAAATAGAGAGATAAGGGGGCTTGAGCAACTTGCGGATAGAATAAAAAACATTGTTCCCGCGGCATCCATTGCAGTGGCGCACGGGCAATTGCCTTCAAAAAGGCTTGAAGAAATGATGCGGCAGTTTATACTAAAAGACATCAATGTTCTTGTGAGTACCGCTATCGTTGAATCTGGCATTGATATACCTTCAGCCAATACGATCATCATAAATGATGCGGATATGTTTGGGACATCGGAGCTTTATCAACTAAAAGGCAGAGTAGGACGATCGGATCAAACAGGCTATGTATATTTTATCTTACCATTAAAAAGGTCTGTGTCCCAGCAGGCTATTTCAAGGTTGAAACTTGTAGCATCATCATCAGAAATGAGCTCCGGATTTAAACTTGCAATGCATGATATGGAAATGCGGGGTGCCGGCAATATTGTCGGCAAGGCACAATCAGGGCAAATAGATGCAATAGGACTCGAATTTTATTCGGAGCTGATGAAAGAAGCCATATCGAGCATTAAAGGTGAAGATATCGAAGAGGAAATCGAGCCAAAAATTAATTTTCCCGTGCCTGCCTATATACCAGATTCCTATATTAATGACCCTGAGCTGAGGCTTATGTTTTACAGGAGGCTTTCAGGCTCTGACGAAAAAACACTTTATGACATAATAGATGAGATCAAGGATAGATTTGGCACTATACCATCAGAGCTTGAAATGCTATTAAAAATTATTAGAATAAAGCTATTAATGAAAAAGATTAAAGCAACAAAGCTTGATAGACTTGTTAATAATTTTAGATTAACATTTTCACAAAGCACGCCGATAAAAGTTGAACACATTGTTAAATTGGTCAATGAAAGGATTATAAGTGTTCTAGAACAAAAACATACGCAAATTCTATTTGAGCCTATTAATACAAAAGGTATCGGCGGTGTTTTAAAGATACTCGAATTCCTATCATCAAAGGTGGAGCAATAG
- a CDS encoding peptidyl-prolyl cis-trans isomerase, with amino-acid sequence MKRLLIIIALIPAMIGCRNGTSMALSSGVVANIGKHKVTLEEFKKRLNVFAAETGVNPNRISKDIVLANLNELINTKLLLDQAKKSGISVTTEEINKELSNLKQGYTETQFDKIFIEKLIDKRLWLKQLQEHLIIKKLLASHFSAITVNGAAIKDYYDTHRKDFSEPEMIHAMQMQFKSMDDAQNALNLLNSGQSFTSIANKYSISPDASSGGDMGWLSVKELPGEFVDVLATLPAGKNSGIVKTRFGYQIFLVAAKLPGHTKSLDESEDEIAGILKNQMMDKELSQWLQQLRTEEDVNINYELLKRAGLI; translated from the coding sequence ATGAAAAGACTTCTAATTATTATAGCCTTAATACCGGCAATGATCGGTTGTAGGAATGGTACATCGATGGCTCTTAGTAGCGGTGTGGTTGCCAATATCGGAAAACATAAAGTAACATTGGAAGAATTCAAAAAGCGTTTAAATGTATTTGCAGCAGAAACGGGTGTTAATCCGAATCGTATTTCAAAGGATATTGTACTTGCCAATCTGAACGAACTGATAAACACTAAATTGCTCCTCGACCAAGCAAAAAAGTCGGGAATATCGGTTACCACAGAAGAAATCAACAAAGAGCTGAGCAATTTAAAACAGGGCTATACGGAAACGCAGTTCGATAAGATATTCATAGAAAAGCTTATTGATAAACGTCTATGGTTAAAACAGTTGCAAGAACATCTTATAATAAAGAAGCTTCTTGCCTCGCATTTTTCTGCCATCACCGTAAACGGTGCAGCGATTAAAGACTACTATGATACACATAGAAAAGATTTCTCCGAACCGGAGATGATACATGCAATGCAGATGCAGTTCAAATCCATGGATGATGCACAGAACGCTTTGAATCTGCTTAATTCAGGGCAGAGTTTTACCAGCATTGCCAATAAATACTCGATAAGCCCTGATGCAAGTTCAGGCGGTGATATGGGATGGCTTTCCGTAAAAGAACTGCCAGGCGAGTTTGTTGATGTATTGGCCACCCTGCCTGCCGGCAAAAATAGCGGCATAGTAAAAACAAGATTCGGGTACCAGATATTTTTAGTTGCGGCAAAGCTTCCCGGACATACAAAATCACTGGATGAATCAGAAGATGAAATTGCAGGTATACTTAAAAATCAAATGATGGATAAAGAACTCTCCCAATGGCTGCAGCAGCTACGTACCGAAGAGGATGTGAATATAAATTATGAACTTTTAAAAAGGGCAGGATTGATATGA
- a CDS encoding peptidylprolyl isomerase — protein sequence MRYMKILLLITGLFAIMGAKKSVMNAVVAVVNGRPITLYDVQQRAKIIKQRNNPGITDYQKHALDELIDDDIIYDELKSLGTTITNFDIDNAVKQMAQGNGVSLDALKADLASKGISFDAYKDALKSEVAKSKLVSYKFRTEVAVSGDDIHRYYAEHKEQFVKGKEAGLKHILISLPQNASKEQNSAALKKARMIISKIKNGEPFTALAMIYSDDNATKNNGGELGYVEQGTLYPILDKAIFNAKPGELLGPFQTPSGYEIILVEDIRSEKELPLRDVENRIKNAIYLKKLDESLNNWLLTKKQKTTIIIYKDLL from the coding sequence ATGAGATATATGAAAATTTTATTGTTGATTACGGGCTTATTTGCAATTATGGGTGCAAAAAAAAGTGTTATGAATGCCGTTGTTGCAGTTGTTAACGGCAGACCTATCACCCTGTACGATGTTCAACAGAGAGCTAAAATAATAAAACAAAGGAATAATCCAGGTATTACCGATTATCAAAAGCATGCATTAGACGAGTTGATAGATGACGATATTATTTACGATGAATTGAAAAGTCTTGGTACGACAATAACAAATTTTGATATTGATAACGCAGTAAAACAGATGGCTCAAGGGAATGGGGTATCCCTGGACGCATTAAAGGCAGATTTGGCAAGCAAGGGTATAAGCTTCGATGCTTATAAAGATGCGTTAAAAAGCGAGGTCGCAAAATCAAAGCTTGTTAGTTATAAATTCAGGACGGAAGTCGCTGTATCGGGAGACGACATACATAGATATTATGCGGAGCATAAGGAGCAATTTGTAAAGGGTAAAGAGGCGGGATTAAAGCACATATTGATTTCTCTTCCGCAAAATGCATCAAAAGAGCAGAACTCAGCTGCACTTAAAAAAGCCCGGATGATCATATCTAAAATTAAGAACGGCGAACCTTTTACAGCACTCGCGATGATATACTCTGATGATAATGCGACCAAAAACAACGGCGGTGAACTCGGCTATGTAGAACAGGGAACTTTATACCCAATACTTGATAAGGCTATATTTAATGCTAAACCTGGCGAATTACTTGGACCATTTCAAACCCCAAGCGGTTATGAGATTATACTTGTAGAAGACATAAGATCCGAAAAGGAACTTCCTTTAAGAGATGTCGAAAATAGGATTAAAAATGCAATCTATCTTAAAAAACTTGATGAATCGCTTAATAATTGGCTATTGACAAAGAAACAAAAAACTACGATCATAATATATAAAGATTTACTATAA
- the pdxA gene encoding 4-hydroxythreonine-4-phosphate dehydrogenase PdxA encodes MELPKIGITMGDPTGVGPEVIVKSYLEPKITNECIPVVLGDANVMKKTISDLKAKIELNVISVDDIKTLKPSAKTMYLIKLSNLDPSRLKVGRPDKIAAKMMVTYIKEAVRLAMLGSISAMVTAPINKAAINNAGFRYAGHTELLAEITRTEDYCMMLVGKKLKVSLVTTHSPIREVPGMLTPGLVFKTIKLSYDALVDYFNIKNPKIAIVALNPHAGEDGLFGVEEKELIIPGIKKAENMGIQVFGPLPADTAFYFAYKTKYDIVVGIYHDQALIPLKVVNFDDAVNVTLGLPIIRTSVDHGTAYDISGKGIANPESMKAAILLAGKMAGIKMKKQHDGSM; translated from the coding sequence ATGGAATTACCAAAAATAGGCATAACTATGGGTGATCCTACAGGTGTTGGGCCTGAGGTAATAGTTAAGTCCTATCTTGAACCTAAAATAACAAACGAATGCATTCCTGTCGTACTTGGCGATGCCAATGTTATGAAAAAGACGATAAGTGATTTGAAGGCAAAAATAGAACTGAATGTCATATCTGTTGACGATATTAAAACACTGAAGCCGTCCGCGAAAACAATGTACTTGATAAAACTATCGAATTTGGATCCTTCCCGGCTCAAGGTTGGCAGGCCTGATAAGATTGCCGCCAAGATGATGGTAACATACATAAAGGAGGCTGTCAGACTTGCAATGCTCGGTTCTATAAGTGCAATGGTTACTGCCCCTATCAATAAGGCTGCTATAAATAATGCAGGGTTTAGATATGCAGGGCATACGGAGCTGCTTGCAGAGATAACAAGAACAGAGGATTACTGTATGATGCTTGTGGGGAAGAAGCTTAAAGTATCACTTGTAACGACGCATTCACCAATCAGGGAAGTGCCTGGCATGCTGACCCCAGGACTGGTGTTTAAAACGATAAAACTCTCCTACGATGCACTTGTTGATTACTTTAATATCAAGAATCCGAAAATTGCAATCGTAGCACTTAATCCTCATGCAGGAGAGGACGGACTATTTGGTGTTGAAGAAAAAGAATTGATAATACCGGGGATTAAAAAGGCAGAGAATATGGGCATACAGGTATTTGGTCCGCTTCCAGCTGATACAGCATTCTATTTTGCCTATAAAACTAAATACGATATTGTTGTAGGCATATACCACGATCAGGCTTTGATTCCATTAAAGGTGGTAAACTTTGATGATGCTGTTAATGTAACTCTCGGGCTTCCGATTATTAGAACATCCGTTGATCATGGAACCGCTTACGATATATCCGGTAAAGGCATTGCCAATCCGGAGAGTATGAAAGCCGCTATACTGCTTGCGGGTAAAATGGCAGGCATTAAAATGAAAAAACAACATGATGGGAGTATGTAA
- the uvrA gene encoding excinuclease ABC subunit UvrA: MDRIIVRGAREHNLQNIDVEIPRDRFVVITGVSGSGKSTLAFDTIYAEGQRRYVESLSSYARQFLGQMNKSDVDSIEGLSPAISIEQRSLSHNPRSTVGTITEIYDYLRVLYARIGIPHCPQCGKELVSQSVDQMVDQILSLEKGTRILIMSPVVRGDKGEFKKELIQWRKAGYTKAKIDEKIVEIQDEVHLDKNKKHKISIVVDRIAIDEQMRSRIADSIEVGTSLANGIIEIELIDKNQILIMSQRFACVDCGINLSELAPRIFSFNSPYGACPHCDGIGYLVDFTPDLIVPDKTLSINQGVIVPWRRRTGFYFREMLHTLHDQLDIDLDIPFQDLPEVVRHIILYGTNAIEEPPQSKKYKKYTYTFEGVIPYLKRKYNEEDDPFILSELEKYLQYKTCPVCNGARLKKESLAVTVGGKNIYEFTQMSVEQASGFINKLALNQKQAIISERLIKEINSRIQFMYDVGLDYISLDRMASTLSGGEYQRIKLATQVGSGLVGVLYILDEPTIGLHQRDNRKLINTLLKMRDLGNTVIVVEHDPDTIVSADYVIDMGPGAGHKGGRIVAKGTPEEIMDNDASLTGKYLSGKCSIVIPQKRRPINRGYIKIYDAHINNLKHIDIAFPIGVFTCVTGVSGSGKSSLVVDTLYNVLYQKLYNPTGVTVKYRKIEGVELVDKVIQIDQSPIGRTPRSNAVTYTGVFDHIRDIFAQTVEARARGYEKGRFSFNLKGGRCEVCEGQGVIKIEMHFLPDLYIQCDACKGKRYNRETLEVYYKGKSIAGILDMSIEEAIEFFANIATIKEKLQTLYEVGLDYLKLGQPATTLSGGEAQRIKLAKELSKRSTGKTIYILDEPTTGLHFEDVKKLLNVLNRLVDEGNTVIVIEHNLDVIKSADYIVDLGPEGGEKGGYIVAKGTPEQIIQIDTSYTGEYLKPILVHKQ, from the coding sequence ATGGATCGCATCATTGTAAGAGGTGCAAGAGAACATAATCTTCAGAATATCGACGTTGAGATTCCAAGAGATCGATTTGTAGTTATTACCGGTGTTTCCGGCTCAGGCAAAAGTACACTTGCTTTTGATACAATATACGCGGAAGGACAGCGTAGGTATGTGGAATCTTTATCTTCGTATGCAAGACAGTTTCTCGGGCAGATGAACAAATCGGATGTTGACTCAATTGAAGGACTATCTCCTGCAATATCAATAGAACAAAGATCCTTAAGCCACAATCCTCGATCAACTGTAGGGACAATAACAGAGATATACGATTATTTAAGAGTACTCTATGCAAGAATTGGAATACCGCACTGTCCGCAATGCGGCAAGGAACTTGTTTCACAGAGTGTCGATCAGATGGTTGATCAGATTTTATCTCTTGAAAAAGGCACTCGCATACTGATAATGTCACCGGTTGTCAGGGGTGATAAGGGAGAGTTTAAGAAAGAGCTTATACAATGGAGAAAAGCGGGATATACTAAAGCGAAGATAGATGAAAAAATAGTTGAGATACAGGACGAGGTTCATCTCGATAAGAATAAAAAACATAAAATATCTATCGTTGTGGACAGGATTGCCATTGACGAACAGATGAGATCAAGGATCGCTGATTCGATTGAAGTCGGCACTTCACTTGCAAACGGAATTATCGAGATAGAACTTATTGATAAAAATCAGATATTAATCATGAGCCAGAGGTTTGCATGTGTAGACTGTGGCATAAATCTCTCCGAACTGGCGCCGCGGATATTTTCTTTTAACAGTCCCTACGGTGCATGCCCACATTGTGACGGCATAGGGTATCTTGTTGATTTTACGCCAGATCTTATAGTACCGGATAAGACGCTTTCAATCAATCAAGGCGTAATAGTTCCATGGCGCAGAAGAACAGGTTTTTATTTTCGCGAAATGTTACATACGCTCCATGATCAATTGGATATTGATCTCGATATACCTTTTCAGGATTTACCGGAAGTTGTCAGACACATAATACTCTATGGGACCAATGCAATTGAAGAACCGCCTCAATCAAAAAAGTATAAAAAATATACATACACCTTTGAGGGGGTAATCCCATATCTCAAGAGGAAGTATAACGAAGAGGATGACCCGTTTATATTATCCGAACTTGAGAAATATCTCCAGTATAAAACGTGCCCTGTTTGTAATGGCGCAAGGCTTAAGAAGGAAAGCCTTGCAGTTACAGTAGGGGGTAAAAACATTTATGAGTTTACGCAGATGAGCGTTGAACAGGCATCAGGCTTTATCAATAAACTTGCCTTAAATCAAAAGCAGGCCATTATATCTGAAAGGCTTATTAAAGAAATAAACAGCCGCATACAATTTATGTATGATGTCGGGCTTGACTACATTAGTCTTGACAGGATGGCATCTACTTTATCGGGCGGAGAGTATCAACGTATAAAGCTTGCAACACAGGTCGGCTCAGGGCTTGTGGGTGTACTCTACATACTTGATGAACCAACCATTGGTCTGCATCAACGGGACAACAGAAAATTGATCAATACTCTTTTGAAGATGCGGGATCTGGGGAATACGGTTATTGTTGTTGAACATGATCCAGATACAATCGTATCCGCTGATTATGTAATTGATATGGGGCCTGGCGCGGGTCATAAGGGCGGCAGGATAGTTGCTAAAGGTACTCCGGAAGAGATAATGGATAACGATGCATCACTTACAGGAAAGTACTTATCGGGTAAATGCTCTATTGTGATTCCACAAAAGCGCAGACCCATCAATAGAGGATATATAAAAATATATGATGCGCATATTAACAATCTTAAGCATATCGATATTGCCTTTCCGATCGGGGTATTCACATGCGTAACAGGGGTATCCGGTTCAGGGAAAAGCAGCCTTGTCGTAGATACGCTTTATAATGTTCTTTATCAAAAACTTTATAACCCAACGGGTGTAACTGTTAAATATAGAAAGATCGAAGGCGTTGAGCTTGTTGACAAGGTTATACAGATTGATCAATCGCCTATAGGAAGAACACCCAGATCTAATGCCGTAACATACACAGGGGTATTCGATCATATACGGGATATATTTGCCCAAACTGTAGAAGCAAGGGCAAGAGGCTATGAAAAAGGCAGGTTCAGTTTTAACCTAAAAGGCGGAAGATGCGAGGTATGTGAGGGACAGGGTGTTATAAAAATAGAAATGCACTTTCTTCCAGATCTCTATATTCAATGTGATGCATGCAAGGGGAAAAGGTACAACAGAGAAACGCTGGAGGTATATTATAAAGGCAAAAGTATCGCCGGCATTCTTGACATGTCTATAGAAGAGGCTATCGAGTTCTTCGCAAATATTGCGACCATAAAAGAGAAACTGCAAACACTTTATGAGGTAGGACTTGATTACCTAAAACTCGGACAGCCTGCCACAACACTCTCCGGCGGAGAGGCTCAGAGAATAAAGCTTGCAAAAGAGTTAAGCAAAAGAAGCACAGGCAAGACCATATATATACTTGATGAGCCTACAACCGGCCTACATTTTGAAGATGTCAAAAAGCTTCTAAATGTACTAAACCGTCTTGTTGACGAGGGTAATACGGTTATAGTGATAGAGCATAATCTCGATGTAATAAAATCCGCCGATTATATCGTTGATCTGGGACCCGAAGGCGGCGAAAAGGGCGGTTACATTGTAGCTAAAGGCACACCGGAACAGATCATACAGATCGATACATCGTACACCGGAGAATATCTAAAACCAATACTTGTACATAAACAATAA